AACGCCTGAGGGTAACCACTGCGCCCATCTGTACTTGTCCTTATCAATACAATTCTTTACGAGGGATATGACTGCAAAGATGCTTCCTAGGATGATCGAACATTCCAGTGCGTATGGTGGGAGTGCCATACCCATGACCAGACGTGCGCAGTCTATCCATACGAACGCAGTTGGGATCCGGAATTGCTGGCTGGGGATTTCGTAGACCTTGTTGTAAAAAATGTACATTACGCTAGACAACACGATCGACCAGCTGGCGCCGATAATCTGCGCGGTAAACTGAGCCCTAGGAGAAGCACCGATTAAATGCCCTGTCTTAAGATCTTGCATTAAATCGCCCGCTTGCTGAGCGCCCGCCTCAGCTATACTTCCGGCAACCAAATTTATTAATACAGCGGCCTTGTGATCCCTGGGTACAACAAGAGCGAAAATGATTTGAGCCAGCTTTCCGATGCCGCTGACCGGGTTGAGATCGGTTTCCCCAAGAGCCCGGACGCCCAAAATCGATAGAAAGATGGCTATAAGGAGAGCCAGCAGTAACGAATATATGGGGATACAGTCTTTCCCGAATAAGTAGATCATTGATATTACGCAAATCAGGGAAGACACTATCCAGCCACTAATGACGGTAGTGCACCGCACGAGGTATTTTGAGTCGACTTCATGCTCCTGATCTGCATTGACAAGCTTAACCGGTATGGAACCTTCGCCCTTTACGTCCAGTTCACGCTGCTCTTCCAATAGCATGGATTCTATAGAATCATCCAAAAAGCTGTTCAGGGCATCCGCTTTATTATCGATCAGCAGAAACTTGACCGTCGCTTTGACCGTAAGTACGATGAAACCAACTACACTATCTGCCACCATAACCGCCAAAGACGACCATAAGACCCAGCCTTGAACGCCTTTTTCCCAATCATTAATATCAGCGTCGGGGGGTACCCAGCCCATATGCCTCGCGAGAGGCGCAAGAATGCCCCATCCAAGAACACATCCAATCATAATGAAAAAAACAGTGTTGAACCCCATGATCATCCCCTGGCCGATGTAAGCCGGTGAGAACTGAACATTCCAAAGGTACGTCTCGGACAGATGGCGGCCAAAGAGGGGTATTGCCTTGATGTAGGGCACAAAGTATGAGAGTAGTGTATAAGCAGAGGACACGGCAAACGTCCGCAGGAGTATGCTGACATTGGACGCATACTGGCCTGGTCTCGGTGGTGCTTCTTCACGCCGCTCCATGTAGTTGGGGCTCAGCACGCTTCCTACGGGAGATACAGACGCCGCCGATGCCACCAGGGGCTGCTCATCTTCTTGCCGCGCTAGCCGGTAGCGTCTCATCTGCACCAGCTCCTGCGGCGTCACCTCCTGCAGTATCTCGGAGCTGTTCAGGACGCTAATCAGAAGCGCGGTCGAGCTTCCGCTGGGGAACGCAAGCTTTTCCCTGATAATCACCTGCTTTCTGAGCGGCACGGCCAGGAAGATCCCAAAAAACGCCAGCCCGAGCGACCACAGAAGCAGCTGTCTCAACGTGAACGGGTCGCCGGGGTCTCGCAATCCTCCGCTTTCTTCGCGCGTCATGAACTTCTCGATCGCCGGCAGCACGCCCACGAACCCGTACGCAAGAGGCCCCGTTCCCACTGCGACAGCAATGCTCTGCACGTACACGTTCTCAACATCGCTGAACGGCGGGTACTCCGCAAACAGCAGCGGCCAGATGTGCCGGAATATCCCGCAGGCCAGCAAGGCGCTGGGCAGAGACATCATTGACACCCATCCTGTCTGCAGCCCAAACTGGAAGTTCGAAATCAGCACCAGTGAGCCTATGAATAAACCCACCAAAGTGGCCCTGACTGTAACCTGCTTGAGGGCGGGTTTATCGGCCCACGATACAGCCGTCAACATGGCTGCCTGTCTTAGCAACTTTTGGTAGACAACGAAATTGTGCGGTGACTTCTTTATCGATTTTATCTTTTCCTATATTTGTCATCGAGGAACGTCTGAAAGCTCACAAACGCACAGAATGCAGGTCGGCAAGGATTCTCCGATGTGCGGTAATTATGTGTTGCAGCTGTTATATAGCAGGTAATCACGGTGAGCAGAGATAACCAAGGCGAGCAGATGTAACTCATCAGGGCTACAATGTACAGACCTACTTAGTTTTCAGCGTACAAGATGTACTTCAGAATGTCATTCAGGGTTAGCACTCCGGTAAGCAGACCGTTTTCGTCTACAATAAAAAACCTGTGCACGCGAGACTTGCGTATGGTGTCCAGAATGGTGGACAGTTTGTCGCCCATGGTGCACGTGTATACGCCCTCGAAGTCATCGCTCCTTCGCATCAGCGCCTCTCCCACGCTCAGGGATAGGTCGTTATATATACCACCCTTGATCAGGCCCAGGACGTCGACTGCCTCATAGACGTTGATGAGCTTTCCCTGCTCGTCCACGATGGGGATCGACGAGACACCGCCGGTCGTCAGCAGTTGTATTACGTCGATCACAGGGGTACTCATGGAGCAGCTAAGCATCTTCGTCGACGTTATGATGTTCAGTTCATGCAATGGCCGCTTCAAATACCGGATTTCGCGGCAGTTCAGAGCTACGAACTTCAGGATGCGGTACTGTGTCAGCACGCTCACGACGATTTCCCGGTGGGTGTCTTCGTCCTGGTCGATGAGCGGAatccgccgcgcgcgcgacTCTATCATCTTGCAGCAGGCCTCGTAGAGCGGCTTAAACGGGTGGATGGAGCCGCGGTCCGGCGGCTCCACTCCGATCGCCTTCTCGATTTCTTTCAGCCCGTTCAGCTGCAGCTTATCTACGAGCTCGAACTTGTCGGGGTTGCTGAAGTAGTACTGGATCACGTTGATGAAGTCGAGGCTTGTCAACAGGCCTGCAAACTTAGACGTCCCGGAGTCCCACAGAGGCGCAGACACAATGTTGTTCTGTAGCAAGATGTTCAGCGATTTCTTCACTAGCAGCGAGGTGTCCAGAACAATCAGACGGTACGAGACAGGCAGCACGTCGTAGGA
This is a stretch of genomic DNA from Eremothecium gossypii ATCC 10895 chromosome VI, complete sequence. It encodes these proteins:
- a CDS encoding uncharacterized protein (Syntenic homolog of Saccharomyces cerevisiae YGL114W) is translated as MLTAVSWADKPALKQVTVRATLVGLFIGSLVLISNFQFGLQTGWVSMMSLPSALLACGIFRHIWPLLFAEYPPFSDVENVYVQSIAVAVGTGPLAYGFVGVLPAIEKFMTREESGGLRDPGDPFTLRQLLLWSLGLAFFGIFLAVPLRKQVIIREKLAFPSGSSTALLISVLNSSEILQEVTPQELVQMRRYRLARQEDEQPLVASAASVSPVGSVLSPNYMERREEAPPRPGQYASNVSILLRTFAVSSAYTLLSYFVPYIKAIPLFGRHLSETYLWNVQFSPAYIGQGMIMGFNTVFFIMIGCVLGWGILAPLARHMGWVPPDADINDWEKGVQGWVLWSSLAVMVADSVVGFIVLTVKATVKFLLIDNKADALNSFLDDSIESMLLEEQRELDVKGEGSIPVKLVNADQEHEVDSKYLVRCTTVISGWIVSSLICVISMIYLFGKDCIPIYSLLLALLIAIFLSILGVRALGETDLNPVSGIGKLAQIIFALVVPRDHKAAVLINLVAGSIAEAGAQQAGDLMQDLKTGHLIGASPRAQFTAQIIGASWSIVLSSVMYIFYNKVYEIPSQQFRIPTAFVWIDCARLVMGMALPPYALECSIILGSIFAVISLVKNCIDKDKYRWAQWLPSGVALGVGMYNSPSFSIARFIGGMLSYYWLRTRRGDAGAKTNMIIFSSGMILGEGVCSIVSMTLASIGTPHM
- the SNF4 gene encoding AMP-activated serine/threonine-protein kinase regulatory subunit SNF4 (Syntenic homolog of Saccharomyces cerevisiae YGL115W (SNF4)); the encoded protein is MSAFMARKSNIGPEQSASVEKNNVELEQKVAIQSIRMFLKSKTSYDVLPVSYRLIVLDTSLLVKKSLNILLQNNIVSAPLWDSGTSKFAGLLTSLDFINVIQYYFSNPDKFELVDKLQLNGLKEIEKAIGVEPPDRGSIHPFKPLYEACCKMIESRARRIPLIDQDEDTHREIVVSVLTQYRILKFVALNCREIRYLKRPLHELNIITSTKMLSCSMSTPVIDVIQLLTTGGVSSIPIVDEQGKLINVYEAVDVLGLIKGGIYNDLSLSVGEALMRRSDDFEGVYTCTMGDKLSTILDTIRKSRVHRFFIVDENGLLTGVLTLNDILKYILYAEN